A single window of Paenibacillus sp. SYP-B4298 DNA harbors:
- a CDS encoding Ger(x)C family spore germination protein codes for MSKAVASLCISLLLICCITGCWDKAELMEYGYVQAVAIDQNEQGNIMLTTLFYNPSGHGESTGMTPQPKMAIPIHTEAGSVYEAVQDIPLHFGRRAKWDHMRIILIGEGAARSRPIGELLDFFSRNHEQRATVLLLVTKGDAKTYIQVHPYIEYTIGQQLRKIEESVSRYSAKTTKMPLYELAIQLAGETSVAMIPHAYLSNKGQDIVVAGIALLHNQRLTRNTVSPDLTPSLMMLLNRYDQGVVEIPCTASPQSKTLTKESFEVISAATRIKLEVHGENVTAKVRTKLKGSMNELHCSSIQTVEEQQRMRTRISDQVSKDMQQMIVFLQERKLDAIGIGNKLYRKHPALWKQWKKDWDERFAKMTFDIQAEVDITNLGLNTGKSFGQQKETNE; via the coding sequence ATGAGTAAAGCAGTTGCCAGCCTCTGTATTTCGCTCCTCCTTATATGCTGTATAACAGGCTGTTGGGATAAGGCCGAGCTGATGGAATACGGCTATGTTCAGGCCGTAGCGATCGACCAGAATGAACAGGGCAATATTATGCTGACGACGCTATTTTATAATCCAAGCGGGCATGGAGAGAGCACAGGCATGACCCCCCAGCCAAAGATGGCGATTCCGATTCACACAGAAGCCGGGTCGGTGTACGAGGCGGTACAGGATATTCCGCTTCACTTTGGACGACGAGCCAAATGGGATCACATGCGCATCATACTAATCGGGGAGGGGGCGGCTCGCAGTCGGCCGATCGGTGAACTGCTCGATTTTTTCTCTAGAAATCATGAACAGCGGGCGACGGTACTGCTGCTCGTTACCAAAGGGGACGCCAAGACGTATATCCAGGTCCATCCTTATATTGAATATACAATTGGTCAGCAATTGCGGAAAATCGAAGAGTCCGTCTCCCGTTACTCTGCCAAGACGACCAAAATGCCGCTCTATGAGCTGGCGATTCAGCTCGCTGGAGAAACCTCTGTCGCTATGATTCCACACGCCTATCTGTCCAATAAAGGACAGGATATCGTAGTCGCCGGCATCGCACTGCTCCATAATCAGCGGCTGACCCGCAATACGGTCTCCCCAGACCTGACACCTTCGCTTATGATGCTCCTTAATCGTTACGATCAGGGGGTCGTCGAGATTCCTTGCACCGCGTCACCCCAGTCCAAAACCTTGACGAAGGAGTCCTTTGAAGTCATCTCAGCCGCCACCAGAATCAAGCTTGAGGTGCACGGCGAGAATGTGACGGCTAAGGTGCGGACCAAACTCAAGGGCTCAATGAATGAGCTGCACTGTTCCTCTATACAGACGGTAGAGGAGCAACAGAGGATGCGCACGCGCATCAGTGATCAGGTATCGAAGGATATGCAGCAAATGATCGTCTTTTTGCAGGAGCGGAAGCTGGATGCGATCGGCATCGGTAATAAGCTGTACCGAAAGCACCCTGCCTTGTGGAAGCAGTGGAAGAAGGATTGGGACGAGCGTTTTGCGAAGATGACGTTTGATATTCAGGCCGAAGTGGACATTACAAATCTTGGATTAAACACGGGCAAGAGCTTCGGCCAGCAAAAGGAGACGAATGAATGA
- a CDS encoding spore germination protein, with the protein MRNSQQNRPGSNVIFKQLELNRSELEQQFADCADLVMACWSYGPGMAYHAMSVYFDTMVERQHRDEMKQTLQDLVPHQLGAASTVLPEQLFRFLGNHGVTSKHAILLHSLEEAVQHITQGSLVIFFDGWQHAISYQASDMMKRQTSEPITEPVVQGPHDSTIEDLQTNIGMIRNLLRSPRLKLVTMTVGAESRRLLAYAYLEGAVNPEVLSKFQACIQDVEQEEIMEISYLEEWISESVYSPFPQARYTERPDTVVASLLDGKIIALANGSPTVLICPGNFFEFLTSSEDYYQRTLFSLLIRILRIGAFFIALMLPSTYVALSTFHSELIPTVLLLAILDTREGIPFPAFIEALIMEIFFELLREAGIRLPRPIGSAVSIVGALVIGQAAIQAKIASPVMVIVVALTGIASFALPQYSMAIALRILRFPLMVLGATLGGLGIMIGFLLALLHLCTLRSLGQPYFAPTAPLDIRQLRDIAIMIPRKLLMRSPRNRHLHRAGRGTQ; encoded by the coding sequence ATGAGGAATTCACAACAAAACCGCCCGGGCTCGAATGTCATTTTCAAGCAACTGGAGCTTAACCGCTCGGAGCTGGAACAGCAATTTGCCGACTGCGCGGATCTGGTCATGGCTTGTTGGAGCTATGGGCCGGGTATGGCCTATCATGCAATGTCTGTCTACTTCGATACCATGGTAGAGCGACAGCATCGGGATGAAATGAAGCAAACCTTGCAGGATCTGGTTCCACACCAACTTGGAGCAGCAAGCACCGTCTTGCCAGAGCAGCTATTCCGGTTTCTCGGCAATCATGGCGTTACCTCCAAGCATGCCATCCTGCTGCACAGCCTGGAGGAGGCTGTACAGCATATTACACAGGGAAGTCTGGTGATCTTTTTTGACGGCTGGCAGCATGCCATCAGCTATCAGGCCAGCGATATGATGAAGCGTCAAACCTCCGAGCCCATTACGGAGCCGGTCGTGCAAGGGCCGCATGACAGCACGATTGAAGATCTGCAGACCAATATCGGCATGATTCGCAACCTGCTCCGCTCTCCCAGGCTGAAGCTGGTTACGATGACCGTCGGGGCAGAAAGCCGGCGTTTGCTTGCCTACGCTTATTTAGAGGGAGCTGTAAATCCAGAGGTATTAAGTAAATTTCAAGCTTGCATTCAAGATGTCGAGCAAGAAGAAATAATGGAAATCTCCTATCTGGAGGAATGGATTAGCGAATCGGTCTACTCTCCGTTCCCTCAAGCAAGGTATACCGAACGCCCCGATACGGTCGTCGCCTCGCTGCTGGACGGCAAAATCATCGCACTGGCCAACGGCTCGCCCACCGTATTAATTTGCCCAGGCAACTTTTTTGAATTTCTAACCAGCAGCGAGGATTACTACCAGCGCACGCTGTTCTCCTTGCTCATCCGCATCTTGCGTATCGGCGCTTTCTTCATCGCACTGATGCTGCCTAGCACGTATGTAGCGCTATCGACCTTTCATTCTGAGTTGATTCCAACGGTACTGCTGCTAGCCATCCTCGATACGCGTGAGGGAATTCCGTTTCCGGCCTTCATCGAAGCGCTTATAATGGAAATTTTTTTCGAGCTGCTTCGCGAAGCTGGTATCCGGCTTCCGCGGCCAATCGGCTCTGCCGTCAGCATCGTCGGCGCGCTCGTGATCGGACAGGCTGCAATCCAAGCGAAGATCGCCTCGCCTGTTATGGTGATCGTCGTTGCCTTAACCGGTATCGCTTCGTTTGCCCTCCCACAATATAGCATGGCGATTGCACTTCGTATTTTGCGCTTCCCGCTTATGGTGCTTGGAGCCACATTAGGTGGATTAGGCATTATGATCGGGTTTCTGCTGGCTTTGCTTCATCTGTGCACCCTGCGCTCGCTCGGTCAGCCTTATTTTGCTCCGACTGCGCCGCTGGATATAAGACAGCTTCGTGATATTGCCATCATGATTCCACGCAAATTACTGATGCGCTCGCCACGCAATCGGCATTTGCACCGAGCAGGGAGAGGGACACAATGA
- a CDS encoding DUF5605 domain-containing protein: MEYNQQTKIGYIWANEQARRILLRHAPELEASSYLSFIKMNTLHQYAQSNQSQQRPPEWADQVLDALAGLSYERGTAVSAPPSRDYESSSVGRGTALCRAPRETARWAVFELVMHGPRHGNPYLDVELSASFSCGEHQVEVLGFYDGDGMYRIRLMPDREGQWSYVTRSNSRSLDGIEGGFQCTAADEGTHGPVRVVNDFHFAYEDGTRYVPVGTTCYAWTHQSRELQEETLAELEASPFNKLRMCVFPKAYLFNENEPELYPFAGSPAEGWEMERFNPAFFRHLEQRIEQLGQLGIEADLILFHAYDRWGFSELPPEVDDRYVRYITARLSAYRNVWWSLANEYDLMWAKEEEDWERFAAIIKQHDSCGHLLSIHNCFGFYDYSRDWVTHCSVQRIDVYRTAENTDEWRKQWGKPIVIDECAYEGNIDMGWGNISGEEMVRRFWEGAVRGGYVGHGETYLHPEDVLWWSKGGKLYGTSPQRIAFLRGVLEQGPECGLNPLRSEWDAPCAGIPDEYYLYYYGFNRPSYRNFTMKPGIRYKAEVLDTWEMTTVELAGEYEGSFRIPLPGKPYIAVRLTRAENGN; this comes from the coding sequence ATGGAATACAATCAGCAGACGAAGATTGGATATATCTGGGCTAATGAGCAGGCACGCCGCATTTTACTGCGGCATGCGCCAGAGCTTGAGGCCAGCTCTTATCTGTCCTTTATTAAAATGAATACGCTTCATCAATATGCGCAGTCGAACCAGTCGCAGCAGCGACCGCCGGAGTGGGCGGATCAGGTGCTGGATGCGCTTGCGGGACTAAGCTATGAGCGCGGGACTGCCGTCAGCGCCCCGCCATCAAGGGACTACGAGTCATCGTCTGTCGGCCGAGGCACAGCACTGTGCCGCGCGCCTCGGGAGACCGCCCGTTGGGCGGTATTCGAGCTGGTCATGCACGGCCCCCGTCATGGCAATCCTTATCTAGATGTGGAGCTGTCGGCGAGCTTTTCCTGTGGGGAGCATCAAGTGGAGGTGCTTGGCTTTTATGATGGAGACGGGATGTACCGCATCCGGCTTATGCCTGACCGGGAGGGACAATGGAGCTATGTGACCCGCAGCAACAGCCGTTCACTTGACGGTATAGAGGGTGGTTTTCAATGCACGGCAGCAGATGAGGGCACGCACGGCCCGGTGCGAGTGGTGAATGACTTTCATTTTGCCTATGAGGATGGAACCCGTTATGTGCCAGTAGGCACAACCTGCTATGCCTGGACGCATCAGAGCCGGGAGCTGCAGGAAGAGACGCTGGCGGAGCTGGAAGCTTCACCGTTCAATAAGCTGCGGATGTGCGTATTCCCCAAGGCCTATCTGTTCAATGAGAATGAACCGGAGCTGTATCCGTTTGCTGGCAGCCCGGCGGAAGGCTGGGAAATGGAGAGGTTCAACCCCGCCTTCTTCCGCCATCTGGAGCAGCGGATCGAGCAGCTCGGGCAGCTTGGCATCGAGGCGGATCTGATTTTGTTCCATGCGTATGATCGTTGGGGCTTCTCGGAGCTGCCGCCGGAGGTTGACGACCGCTATGTGCGCTATATTACAGCTCGCTTGTCAGCTTATCGCAATGTATGGTGGTCGCTGGCCAATGAATACGATCTGATGTGGGCCAAGGAGGAGGAAGATTGGGAGCGCTTCGCTGCCATCATCAAGCAGCATGACTCATGCGGTCATCTCCTGTCGATTCACAATTGCTTCGGTTTCTATGACTATAGCCGCGACTGGGTGACCCATTGCAGTGTACAACGCATCGATGTCTATCGGACAGCGGAGAATACGGACGAGTGGCGCAAGCAATGGGGCAAGCCGATTGTAATTGATGAATGCGCCTATGAGGGCAATATTGATATGGGCTGGGGCAATATTTCCGGCGAGGAGATGGTGCGGCGCTTCTGGGAAGGAGCGGTGCGTGGCGGCTATGTGGGGCATGGCGAGACGTATCTGCATCCCGAGGATGTGTTATGGTGGTCGAAGGGCGGCAAGCTGTATGGAACAAGCCCACAGCGCATTGCATTTTTGCGTGGGGTGCTCGAACAGGGGCCAGAGTGCGGACTGAATCCGCTTCGTTCGGAATGGGATGCCCCTTGCGCTGGAATCCCGGATGAATATTATCTGTATTACTATGGCTTCAATCGCCCCTCCTATCGCAATTTCACGATGAAGCCAGGCATTCGCTACAAGGCGGAGGTGCTGGACACCTGGGAGATGACGACTGTGGAGCTGGCGGGTGAATATGAAGGGAGCTTCCGTATCCCGCTGCCCGGAAAGCCGTATATAGCAGTCAGGCTGACCCGTGCGGAGAATGGCAACTAA
- a CDS encoding GerAB/ArcD/ProY family transporter translates to MNRVNNRNNSRETVSSLQMASLFLTFVTGSAIIFIPGQLAAVAANGAWISVLLSYAAGAMLLAAILYLYRWSSGEGLVLILRHTVGKWGMYALLIPLTAVLFWQLAAIVIEISSFFKSTMLKDTPSPVIQGLFFLIAALSARSGIEVMSRMFTLLLIFMFFFAMMVMVLAVPLFHPEYLLPVMPDGIKPILHGAYISYGFPYAEIVLFSLLLPYTRRKEAGKLGAYMQLALLVNGTALCLSIVCTLMVLGPLSGHLNYSLFQLARLISIQDILERVESVIGFSLIIGVYMKAAIVLFMICHLLSEWFGLDNWRLLVCPVALIGLLLSATMYPNLVTYFSDGYTIWPVIDHISYVGPLLIACVISWFKRMPT, encoded by the coding sequence ATGAATCGCGTGAATAATCGTAACAACAGCCGAGAAACCGTCAGCTCCCTGCAGATGGCTTCGCTGTTTCTGACCTTTGTAACCGGATCGGCGATCATCTTTATCCCCGGACAATTGGCCGCAGTGGCAGCCAACGGCGCTTGGATATCCGTTCTGCTCTCCTACGCAGCAGGCGCAATGCTGCTTGCGGCCATCCTGTACTTGTACCGTTGGAGCAGCGGCGAGGGGCTGGTGCTTATTTTACGCCACACGGTCGGCAAGTGGGGCATGTACGCCTTGCTGATCCCGCTTACAGCCGTGCTGTTCTGGCAACTGGCAGCCATCGTAATCGAAATCAGCAGCTTCTTCAAGAGCACCATGCTCAAGGACACACCTTCTCCCGTCATCCAGGGCCTGTTCTTCCTCATCGCAGCCTTATCCGCGCGATCAGGCATTGAAGTCATGTCGAGAATGTTCACGCTTCTGCTCATCTTTATGTTCTTTTTTGCGATGATGGTTATGGTACTGGCAGTGCCGCTGTTTCATCCTGAATATCTGCTTCCGGTTATGCCGGATGGAATCAAGCCGATCCTGCATGGCGCTTATATTTCATATGGCTTCCCCTACGCCGAAATTGTGCTCTTCTCGCTGCTGCTCCCGTATACAAGGCGCAAGGAGGCGGGAAAGCTGGGAGCCTACATGCAGTTGGCCCTGCTCGTCAATGGTACTGCGCTCTGCCTGTCCATCGTCTGTACCCTTATGGTATTGGGGCCATTATCAGGGCATCTCAACTACTCGCTGTTCCAGCTTGCCCGTCTCATCTCCATTCAAGACATATTGGAGCGAGTCGAATCCGTCATCGGTTTCTCTCTCATTATCGGCGTCTATATGAAAGCTGCCATCGTATTGTTTATGATCTGCCATCTATTGTCCGAATGGTTCGGGCTGGATAACTGGCGGCTGCTCGTCTGTCCGGTAGCGCTCATCGGCCTGCTGCTGTCAGCAACGATGTATCCGAATCTTGTCACCTACTTCTCCGATGGCTATACGATTTGGCCTGTCATCGACCATATCAGCTATGTGGGTCCGTTGCTGATCGCCTGTGTCATCTCATGGTTCAAGCGCATGCCTACGTAA